TTAGAGGGCTGGCCCCCCACATTTACccttgtgtgtgtccttgcaCCAGCTGGGTCACCCCGATATACAGGCTACTGAAATGAAAAAGACACATGATGTGATGTTCACTCAGCCTCTGCGTTTTCCTGGGAGACAGGCACTGGATCCTCATCAAGACTGGGGTAGGGTGTTGGCACTGACCTGAGGGACAGCCCTGTGGTTTGGGTCTGTCCTCAGGCATAGGCCTGGTGTGGTCCCGCTTGGGAGCTGGGTCTAGGCTGAGTGGGGGGGAAAGGGATGAGCATACAGGTGCTTTCTATCCTGGGAAACAGCCCCAAGTTCACCACCATCACCTGCCTGCTGTTACCCACAGCTCCACAGGGtgcctgcagtgggggagctaAGAGTGAGTGGTGGGGACATGGTGAGTTCGGGTCACTTGGACATGGATGGTGGCGGTCCCTGTGCCCTGCAGGTTGGTGGCCCGGCAGGTATAGGTGCTAGCATCCCCGGCACGGGCATCCTCCACATAGAGGGTGCTCCCCACCTCCTGCTGTGCCTGGCCTCGCTGGCGCTGCACACGGCTCCACTCACTGGTATAGAGGGGACGGCCCAGCTGCAGACAAGAGGAGTGGCCATCAGCTGCCTGGGTGCCAGGCCCCCTGCAGGGAGCTGTGCAGAGACCCTGGAATCCCAGGGCTATGGAGGAGAATTTCTGTATCTGGGAGAGGCTGGGGTCCCTCCAGGATGAGGGAAGTGCTCAGGGAGGTCCAGCAGGTGACTGTGGTATGGGTTTTGTGGCACACACTTCTGAGGGGGGTGCCAGTGGCTACCTCTCTCTGAAGGGATCAAATATTTTGGGAAACAAGAGTCATGCAAAGTCAGATTAATCAGGAAGGCACAGTTTGTGGACAGCTGTAAAGGTGATGTTTTCCAATGAATACTtttgggggggtggaggtggattCTGCCACTCTCTGAGAAGATAGGGGTGTAGCAAATCTAGTGTCTCTGATTACTGTGTTTGCCCATACAAAGGGAAGAATGAACCCCACATCCCCCATTCCTCCTCCAAAGGCCTTTGGGCTCACAGCAAACCAGCTCTGCCCAGAAGCCTTTTTCATCAGTATGGGGAGCCTGTGAGTCCAGCTGTTCTCCACAGGGTTGAGGGCTGATGGGGGCAagtgttctgtggggaagcaacaCCACTACCACCTCTGTGGTCCcaacatggagagagaagactaGCTTCTTACACAGTAACTTGAGGGCAGTGAGCAGGAGAGGGGCTGAGGGGCCCTGCCACTCAGATCAATGGGGTCTGAGCCAAGTGCCTCTAGGTCCCTCTCCCTTTCAAGTCAGCAGTGGCTCTGTCCTCCTGATGGCTTCTGGTCCTAGTGGCAGTCCTAACTGATGCTGATGGCCCAGATCTCTGCCACACTTGTGCACACACATGCGCAGACCTGTGCACAGCCTACCTTCTGGCCTGGGTAGTCCCAGCTGAAGTCCACAGCAATCTCTGGCTCACCCAGAGCCATGCAAGTCACAGTGAAGTCTTCACCCAGTGTCACCCATGCTGCTGAGGCTCGGATTCGGGGTGTGGGCATGGAAAAGGGATCTGTAGGGGAGGAGATTGGGGAGAAATGGAACACAGACTTGAATTGCTTGTTAGAATGGTTAGATGAGTGGTTGAGGGTGATATGCTGGAAGATGATGTGTCAGGAATGATTTAGAGGATGAGGAAATAGTTGATCTGatggtggggtgggtggatgggtggaatTGATGGTTTTGGGAAGATGGATGAATAGGACAGTTTGGTTGAGAATGGGTAGATGGATCAAAGGCTAGAATAATATATTGTAGTTGCCAACTGAATAACAGTCTGCACAAAATGTTCAAATACATGGAGTGGGCTACTTTGTTGTTATTttgatctttctttccctccctcccctgcctttccctccctttcttccttttcctgccAGGGTATCATTGGGACTTTGTGCCTTTGTAGTTTCACCAAtaccagcagacttttttttttttttctctagaaagaAGGCAGACACTGAAGCattgttctaccacttgtgaggcttcaccCTTGCATGTGCTGGCCAAGGGCTCTGGGATGGTCAAGTGTGTTCACTAACACCCTGGCATTTGCTCAGAGCTCTACAGCCCACAGGTCCCACTCTTGAGTGTCCCAGAGGAGGCCCCCCCAGCCCGGCCCCCCTCATACCCTGGCCATGTACAGTTGATATAGAGGAGCATGTATTTGGTGGAGATCTGTTGCACACTGCCCAGGCTGGCCAGGGAGAAGAGGGAGCCTGCCATGGAGGCATGGGGCCGATGGATGGTGAAGCCCTTCTTCACATTGAAGGAGATGTCTGTCCCATCCACTGGGATCTCCTCTGGGGGGAATTCCCGGTGTAGCGTCACCTGGGCCAGTGGGCTGGTCACCTGACAGGGAAGCAGGGCCGGTTGGTGGCTGCATAGCTGTACCACTTTGTAGTAGTTGTCTGTGGGGACGAAGAGCTCCTGGGGATCTGGAGGTAGAGGGAGGGTGAGCCAGGTGGGTGCTGCCACTCCACTCTCCCACAATGGGGCCCCTGTAG
Above is a genomic segment from Erinaceus europaeus chromosome 9, mEriEur2.1, whole genome shotgun sequence containing:
- the LOC103118559 gene encoding platelet-derived growth factor receptor-like protein; the encoded protein is MAASLGETKSPGAPHDRKPKATPSSQSLQRRTPVSVAAPCPPAPCILTQVLGRGHFQKVRDSLSLCAGVPLELRCRGKEVCWRVPLNLEEGSEGHLRIRHLDQYSQLQLGNSTWADTGEYSCWAQVGEGHVCANGKDLQASIFIFFTDPQELFVPTDNYYKVVQLCSHQPALLPCQVTSPLAQVTLHREFPPEEIPVDGTDISFNVKKGFTIHRPHASMAGSLFSLASLGSVQQISTKYMLLYINYPFSMPTPRIRASAAWVTLGEDFTVTCMALGEPEIAVDFSWDYPGQKLGRPLYTSEWSRVQRQRGQAQQEVGSTLYVEDARAGDASTYTCRATNLQGTGTATIHVQVTRTHHVPTTHS